The following coding sequences are from one Kallotenue papyrolyticum window:
- a CDS encoding WD40/YVTN/BNR-like repeat-containing protein: MAEARLLYLGTDQGLIQLANPGHSDRWREVGRALMDQRIHAVVASPRDALTVFVATDQGIYRSSDGGLRWEQLRAEPVLSLSFGPGNRLYAGTQRGAVLSSRDGVDWEEHEDAHAPIIQLLDLDDDTLLSLAADGLICRRALDRWVACEVHVPNARGLAATYAAPHTLYLVNATSLVTPYGTQRLPAPPTGAILLLRGRDEVLLVGTQQQLLRSPDYGSHLEAVAGPQQVTVLITPPRFIDQVFAGTADGALWFSRDRGRTWVELRSGDPPLRSLAFARAQ; the protein is encoded by the coding sequence ATGGCTGAAGCTCGTTTGCTCTATCTCGGTACCGATCAGGGCCTGATCCAACTGGCCAATCCCGGCCACAGCGATCGCTGGCGCGAGGTGGGCCGCGCGCTGATGGATCAACGCATCCACGCGGTGGTGGCCTCGCCACGCGATGCGCTGACCGTGTTTGTCGCAACCGACCAGGGGATCTACCGTTCGAGCGATGGTGGCCTGCGCTGGGAGCAGCTCCGCGCCGAGCCGGTGCTGTCGCTCTCGTTTGGCCCTGGCAACCGCCTGTATGCCGGCACGCAGCGTGGCGCGGTGCTCTCCAGCCGAGACGGCGTGGATTGGGAGGAACACGAGGACGCGCACGCGCCGATCATCCAGTTGCTGGACCTCGACGATGATACGCTGTTGTCGCTGGCCGCCGACGGGCTGATCTGCCGCCGCGCGCTGGATCGCTGGGTCGCCTGCGAGGTGCACGTGCCCAACGCGCGCGGTCTAGCAGCCACCTATGCTGCGCCACATACGCTCTACCTGGTCAATGCCACGTCGCTGGTCACGCCCTACGGCACGCAGCGCTTGCCGGCCCCGCCCACCGGCGCAATCCTCTTGCTGCGGGGTCGCGATGAAGTTCTGCTGGTGGGCACGCAGCAGCAGCTCCTGCGCTCGCCGGATTACGGCAGTCACCTCGAAGCTGTCGCGGGACCGCAGCAGGTGACGGTGCTGATCACGCCGCCGCGCTTCATCGATCAGGTCTTTGCCGGCACCGCCGATGGCGCGCTCTGGTTCAGCCGCGATCGGGGTCGGACCTGGGTTGAACTGCGCTCCGGCGATCCCCCCTTGCGTAGTTTGGCGTTTGCCCGCGCGCAATAA
- a CDS encoding GGDEF domain-containing protein, with protein MNHPTLKPWPAMMRLYWQMALVPAVWIPICIVYGGPVIIRATLAYWIGLALCYLARRRWPRPAVLVHLALAIGTSLYTLSSPPEQALRLAFAEWRLPVLAFTTVGLYALSAYGGKWAAALGLVMTALTPWPAWETRLLMVTAMLLAASAGLRFHQIMQRLAALQHQLEHQALTDGLTGLANRRALELDFPRYQAIADRERRPLWLSVWDLDGLKAINDAQGHAAGDRLIAEFAAVLRYELREGDGIYRIGGDEFCALHIGLRDGAALRERVRRRFANVSVGLAPTNHRSLEATLRAADAAMYSDKERRTAEGQRTRTPPQTPISA; from the coding sequence ATGAACCACCCCACCCTCAAGCCCTGGCCCGCGATGATGCGTCTCTACTGGCAGATGGCGCTGGTGCCTGCCGTTTGGATCCCGATCTGCATCGTGTACGGCGGTCCGGTGATTATTCGCGCAACGCTGGCCTATTGGATCGGGCTGGCGCTCTGCTATCTGGCGCGCCGACGCTGGCCACGCCCGGCCGTGCTCGTGCACCTGGCGCTGGCGATCGGCACCAGTCTATACACCCTCTCCAGCCCGCCTGAGCAGGCGCTGCGCCTGGCCTTCGCCGAATGGCGCCTGCCGGTGCTGGCCTTCACCACCGTCGGACTGTATGCCCTGTCGGCCTACGGCGGGAAGTGGGCCGCCGCGCTGGGATTGGTGATGACGGCGCTCACGCCCTGGCCGGCCTGGGAAACGCGCCTGCTGATGGTCACAGCGATGCTGCTGGCCGCCAGCGCCGGTCTCCGCTTTCACCAGATCATGCAACGTCTGGCTGCGTTGCAACATCAACTCGAACATCAGGCATTGACCGATGGACTGACCGGTCTGGCCAATCGTCGCGCGCTGGAGCTGGACTTTCCGCGCTACCAGGCCATCGCCGACCGTGAACGCCGCCCGCTCTGGCTCTCGGTCTGGGACCTGGATGGCCTCAAGGCGATCAACGATGCGCAGGGTCACGCCGCCGGCGATCGGCTGATCGCCGAGTTTGCTGCGGTGTTGCGCTACGAGCTGCGCGAGGGCGACGGCATCTACCGCATCGGCGGCGATGAGTTCTGCGCCCTGCACATTGGCCTGCGCGACGGCGCCGCCCTGCGCGAGCGCGTGCGACGGCGCTTCGCCAACGTCTCCGTCGGGCTGGCGCCCACCAACCACCGCTCGCTGGAAGCAACGCTGCGCGCCGCCGACGCGGCGATGTACAGCGACAAAGAACGACGCACCGCCGAGGGGCAACGCACGCGGACGCCGCCCCAGACGCCAATCAGCGCCTAA
- a CDS encoding EamA family transporter has translation MERVLGAWWVFALLSALFAALTTIFARIGVQNVNSNLATAIRTVVILAIAWGIALARRETDGLASLDRRTLVFLILSGAATGLSWLAYFRALQLGPTALVAAIDKTSLVMIIVLAALWLGEPLTWRTALGATLIVIGTIIATR, from the coding sequence ATGGAGCGCGTGCTGGGAGCATGGTGGGTGTTTGCCCTGCTGTCGGCACTGTTTGCCGCGCTGACGACGATCTTCGCCAGGATCGGCGTGCAGAACGTCAACTCCAACCTGGCAACCGCTATCCGCACGGTGGTGATCCTGGCGATCGCCTGGGGCATTGCCCTGGCGCGCCGCGAAACGGACGGCCTGGCCAGCCTCGATCGGCGTACCCTGGTCTTTCTGATCCTGTCGGGCGCGGCGACCGGTCTATCGTGGCTGGCCTACTTCCGGGCGCTCCAGCTCGGCCCCACCGCTCTGGTCGCGGCGATCGACAAAACCAGCCTGGTGATGATCATCGTGCTGGCGGCGCTGTGGCTGGGCGAGCCGCTGACCTGGCGCACAGCACTGGGCGCCACGCTGATCGTGATCGGCACGATCATCGCCACACGCTGA
- a CDS encoding DUF488 family protein has protein sequence MAESQPMILTIGHSTRTLEELIALLRAHGVTQLVDVRAIPRSRRHPQFNRETLPLALAGAGIGYTHLAALGGRRRPRPDSPNSGWRNTSFRGYADHMQTPQFAAALAQLIHLARQERCAIMCAEAVPWRCHRWLIADALAARGCRVEHVLSLQQRRPHTITPWARVRGAAISYAAPLLPNADDPASLSD, from the coding sequence ATGGCTGAGTCGCAGCCCATGATCCTGACGATCGGCCACTCCACGCGCACGCTGGAGGAACTGATCGCGCTGTTGCGGGCGCATGGCGTGACGCAGCTGGTAGACGTGCGCGCTATTCCGCGCTCGCGGCGACACCCGCAGTTCAACCGCGAAACGCTGCCGCTAGCGCTGGCCGGCGCTGGCATCGGCTACACGCATCTAGCAGCGCTGGGCGGGCGCCGCCGGCCGCGGCCCGACTCGCCCAACAGCGGCTGGCGCAACACGTCGTTCCGGGGCTATGCCGATCATATGCAAACGCCGCAGTTCGCCGCCGCACTTGCACAGCTCATACACCTGGCGCGGCAGGAGCGCTGCGCGATCATGTGCGCCGAAGCGGTGCCCTGGCGCTGTCACCGCTGGCTGATCGCCGATGCGCTAGCCGCGCGCGGCTGCCGCGTGGAACATGTGCTGAGCCTGCAACAGCGCCGCCCGCATACGATCACGCCCTGGGCCCGGGTGCGCGGCGCGGCGATCAGCTATGCCGCGCCATTGCTGCCCAACGCCGATGATCCGGCCTCGCTATCAGACTAG
- a CDS encoding DNA-3-methyladenine glycosylase family protein, with amino-acid sequence MAIHTWQLEPVPPFRLDLTVWTLRRRPDNLIDRWDGQTYRRILLIADRPVAVMVRQIAPPDRPRLEVCAIGAPEAQAGVTAALERLLGLGCDLDAWYRLAATDAWLGALATRFRGAKPPRLPTLWETLVNAIACQQITLTLGLRLLNHLAQRYGQPHAADPAGASFPTPAALAEVAPEALRALGFSQAKARAITTLACALVSGQLDLEVLADLGDAAALATLQRLPGVGRWSAEYVLLRGLGRLHVFPGDDVGAQNNLRRALGLNEALDYQGVRRVVSTWQPYAGLVYFHLLLERIAAAGWLDG; translated from the coding sequence GTGGCAATCCATACCTGGCAGCTCGAGCCCGTGCCGCCCTTTCGGCTTGATCTGACGGTCTGGACGCTTCGCCGGCGTCCCGACAACCTGATCGACCGCTGGGACGGCCAGACCTACCGACGCATCTTGCTGATCGCGGACCGGCCCGTAGCCGTGATGGTGCGCCAGATCGCGCCGCCCGACCGTCCACGGCTGGAGGTCTGCGCGATCGGCGCTCCGGAGGCGCAGGCCGGCGTCACCGCGGCGCTTGAACGTCTGCTCGGTCTGGGCTGCGATCTGGACGCCTGGTACCGCCTGGCGGCCACCGATGCCTGGCTGGGAGCGCTCGCCACGCGCTTTCGGGGCGCCAAGCCACCGCGTCTGCCAACGCTGTGGGAGACGCTGGTCAACGCCATCGCCTGCCAGCAGATCACGCTGACGTTGGGGCTGCGCCTCCTCAACCATCTAGCGCAGCGCTATGGCCAACCCCACGCCGCCGATCCCGCCGGCGCGAGCTTTCCCACACCGGCAGCCCTGGCCGAGGTTGCCCCGGAGGCGTTGCGCGCGCTGGGTTTCAGCCAGGCCAAAGCGCGGGCGATCACCACACTGGCGTGCGCCCTGGTCAGCGGCCAGCTCGACCTGGAGGTCCTGGCCGACCTGGGCGATGCCGCAGCGCTGGCGACCCTCCAGCGCCTACCGGGCGTGGGCCGCTGGAGCGCCGAGTACGTCCTGCTGCGCGGGCTGGGTCGGCTACATGTCTTTCCCGGCGATGACGTGGGCGCGCAGAATAACCTGCGCCGCGCACTGGGCCTGAACGAGGCGCTGGACTACCAGGGCGTGCGGCGCGTCGTGTCCACCTGGCAGCCCTACGCCGGCCTGGTCTATTTCCATCTGCTGCTGGAACGCATCGCAGCCGCGGGGTGGCTCGATGGCTGA
- a CDS encoding NAD(P)/FAD-dependent oxidoreductase, translated as MTQADYDVLVIGGGPAGLSAALYLARYDRTVALFDAGQGRSTWHQVNHNYLGFPGGIAARRLRELGRQQLADYPQVHSFEHTIIALQRETDGFSATAQAGTWRGHAVIICTGVVDHYPHFEGWEAYVGRSMFWCITCDGYGCKMARVVVTGNTNQAALEALQLRRFTQRISVLTNSQHCYIDDTFQERLKRYAIPLIHDKIDTVIGHDGQFEAIITKGGQRIELDQLFAQHGATPQSRLARDLGVQLTREGYICVDTEQKTNIPGVFAAGDVTRLHSHQVSTAVHEGGQAASAANYYLYPPDLRFE; from the coding sequence ATGACCCAGGCGGACTACGATGTGCTGGTGATCGGCGGGGGGCCGGCCGGACTCTCGGCGGCCCTCTACCTGGCGCGCTACGATCGCACGGTAGCGCTCTTCGACGCGGGGCAGGGTCGTTCAACCTGGCATCAGGTCAACCACAACTACCTTGGCTTTCCCGGCGGCATCGCGGCGCGCCGCTTGCGCGAGCTGGGCCGTCAGCAACTGGCCGACTATCCCCAGGTGCACAGCTTTGAACACACCATCATCGCGCTGCAACGCGAGACCGACGGGTTCAGCGCCACGGCCCAGGCTGGCACCTGGCGCGGACACGCGGTGATCATCTGCACCGGCGTCGTCGATCACTACCCACACTTCGAGGGCTGGGAGGCGTACGTTGGGCGTTCGATGTTCTGGTGCATCACCTGCGACGGCTACGGCTGCAAGATGGCGCGCGTTGTCGTCACCGGCAACACCAATCAGGCGGCGCTCGAAGCGCTGCAACTGCGGCGCTTCACGCAGCGCATCAGCGTGCTGACCAACAGTCAGCACTGTTACATCGACGATACCTTCCAGGAGCGGCTCAAACGCTACGCGATTCCCCTGATCCACGACAAGATCGATACAGTGATCGGCCACGACGGTCAGTTCGAGGCGATCATCACCAAGGGCGGGCAACGCATCGAGCTGGATCAGTTGTTTGCGCAGCACGGCGCTACGCCGCAGAGCCGGCTCGCCCGCGATTTGGGCGTGCAGCTCACGCGCGAAGGCTACATCTGCGTTGATACGGAGCAGAAAACCAATATCCCCGGCGTGTTTGCCGCCGGCGACGTGACCCGCCTCCACTCGCACCAGGTCAGCACGGCCGTGCACGAGGGCGGGCAGGCCGCCTCCGCCGCCAACTACTATCTGTATCCGCCCGACCTGCGCTTCGAGTAG
- a CDS encoding cache domain-containing protein, producing MLKIRERQQKRRQRSFWSISNQLRYGIVLLVVLAVALTGAVATRIGMHNQSAQIERTLNAQSTAAATQLAAYTEDLQGRLRYLSRISGLVELPATAQERMLQGLIRQNEAYELAALVDADGRVLAAVAPAGVDIPTTMRDTAAFESSARRGEDFVGPVEQTLAADGTRFPTVMLAVPVRDQQDQIAGALIARVNLRFLWFIVSEVDVGAGGYAYIVDTRNMVIARTGAQMETFEPEPLDRHPDVQQVLYDQAPANAPYTGLLGQRVLGVHRFVPGLSWYIVVELPVSTAYAPIRAMTVSMGGVLAAIVLVAGLVGWFMARRIVQPLKRLTDAALALSGGDLDTRVDLPRRDELGILATTFNNMAARLRTVVDDLRREQRFVNNVMDSTGALMLVLDEQGRVLRLNRACSQVLGHTTEQVAGRPAWELLADPQEAERLRGMLDQLRAGQTAVEDESVWVMPDGRQRVIAWSYRVLQAEHDQQVYIICSGIDVTDVREAEKARARMQEEIIRAQAEILTELSTPLIPLTDEVVFMPLIGAIDAQRAQQMLSVLLQGIEQRRAQVAIIDITGVPTVDTQVAAILVQAVQAARLLGATAIISGINPGIASTLTHLGVNFRDMVTISTLHQGLELALSQARQRSRRVALAG from the coding sequence ATGCTCAAGATACGCGAGCGACAACAGAAGCGCAGACAGCGATCGTTCTGGTCAATCAGCAACCAACTGCGCTACGGCATCGTGCTGCTGGTCGTGCTGGCCGTGGCGCTGACCGGTGCGGTGGCGACCAGGATTGGAATGCATAATCAGTCCGCGCAGATCGAGCGCACCCTGAATGCTCAGAGCACAGCCGCTGCCACGCAACTGGCGGCCTATACCGAGGATCTGCAGGGCCGGCTGCGCTATCTGTCACGCATCTCCGGGCTGGTGGAGCTGCCTGCCACTGCCCAGGAGCGCATGCTGCAGGGGTTGATACGGCAGAATGAGGCGTATGAGCTGGCAGCGCTGGTGGATGCCGACGGCCGGGTGCTGGCGGCGGTTGCGCCCGCCGGTGTGGACATCCCAACGACCATGCGCGACACGGCAGCCTTTGAGTCGTCCGCGCGGCGCGGCGAGGATTTTGTTGGGCCGGTCGAGCAAACCCTGGCTGCCGACGGTACGCGCTTTCCAACCGTGATGCTGGCTGTGCCGGTGCGCGATCAGCAGGATCAGATTGCCGGAGCATTGATCGCGCGGGTTAATCTGCGCTTCCTGTGGTTCATTGTCTCGGAGGTGGATGTAGGCGCGGGTGGGTACGCCTATATCGTCGATACGCGCAACATGGTCATCGCGCGCACCGGCGCCCAGATGGAAACCTTCGAGCCGGAGCCGTTGGATCGCCATCCTGATGTGCAACAGGTGCTTTATGATCAGGCGCCGGCTAACGCACCGTACACCGGCCTGCTGGGTCAGCGGGTGCTGGGCGTGCACCGCTTCGTGCCCGGGCTGTCCTGGTACATTGTCGTCGAATTGCCGGTGAGCACAGCCTACGCTCCGATTCGTGCGATGACGGTCAGTATGGGAGGCGTGCTGGCCGCGATTGTCCTGGTGGCTGGGCTGGTAGGCTGGTTCATGGCCCGGCGGATTGTTCAGCCGCTCAAGCGCCTGACCGACGCCGCCCTGGCGCTCAGTGGCGGCGACCTGGATACGCGCGTGGACCTCCCACGCCGTGACGAACTGGGCATTCTGGCTACGACCTTCAACAACATGGCAGCGCGGCTACGCACGGTGGTCGATGACCTACGCCGCGAGCAGCGTTTTGTCAACAACGTCATGGATAGTACCGGTGCGCTGATGTTGGTGCTGGATGAGCAGGGCCGGGTGCTGCGTCTCAACCGCGCTTGTAGCCAGGTGCTTGGCCATACGACCGAGCAGGTAGCCGGCAGACCTGCCTGGGAGCTGTTGGCCGATCCCCAGGAAGCTGAACGCTTGCGTGGCATGCTCGATCAGTTGCGTGCCGGCCAGACAGCAGTCGAGGACGAGAGCGTCTGGGTGATGCCCGATGGACGCCAGCGGGTGATCGCCTGGTCGTACCGCGTGCTGCAGGCCGAGCACGATCAGCAGGTCTATATCATCTGCTCCGGCATCGATGTGACCGATGTGCGCGAAGCCGAAAAAGCGCGCGCGCGCATGCAGGAAGAGATCATCCGGGCACAGGCCGAGATTCTGACCGAGCTCTCCACGCCGCTGATCCCGTTGACGGATGAGGTCGTCTTTATGCCGTTGATCGGGGCGATCGATGCGCAGCGCGCGCAACAGATGCTCAGCGTGCTGCTCCAGGGTATCGAACAACGCCGTGCGCAGGTAGCGATCATCGATATCACCGGCGTGCCAACGGTGGATACCCAGGTGGCGGCCATTCTGGTTCAGGCAGTTCAGGCAGCGCGTCTGCTCGGAGCGACGGCGATCATCAGCGGCATCAATCCGGGGATTGCCAGCACGTTGACGCACCTGGGCGTCAACTTCCGCGATATGGTCACCATCAGCACGCTGCATCAAGGATTGGAGCTGGCGCTGAGTCAGGCGCGCCAGCGCTCACGTCGGGTTGCACTTGCCGGCTGA
- a CDS encoding BMP family protein yields MHSPRLRIAWFCLLIAAVLSACGAPAQPATQSSPAVTNKFRVAMVLPSAIDDKGWSQSGYEGLLKVKEELNAEIAYSDNVAEDQQEQIIRKYAEEKYDFIIGHGGDFTAAIEKVAHDFPRIKFALISGYQGNNANLGGLSARDWELGYLVGTVAGLKTKSGKISFIAGMPYPHIKEQAKYIEVGAKQVRPDVQVSVRYLESWRDHEKARKFAQEELANGADILIPQADAANQDVIAIAQAAGVWAIGMNTDQHELAPQTVITSGLKKASLLVLTGARLVKEGRWEGKLYKFGVREGVVDLAPFRGMLSAEEEAVVQEVRAKIMAGQLTPAAGQ; encoded by the coding sequence ATGCACAGTCCACGGCTGAGAATCGCATGGTTCTGCCTGCTCATTGCCGCAGTCTTGAGCGCGTGCGGTGCGCCGGCGCAACCAGCGACGCAATCATCGCCGGCAGTAACCAATAAATTCAGGGTCGCAATGGTGCTGCCTAGCGCGATCGACGACAAAGGCTGGAGCCAGAGCGGCTATGAAGGCTTGCTGAAGGTCAAAGAAGAGTTGAACGCCGAGATTGCCTACAGCGACAATGTTGCTGAGGATCAGCAGGAACAGATCATTCGAAAGTACGCCGAAGAGAAGTACGATTTCATCATCGGTCACGGTGGTGATTTCACCGCAGCGATCGAAAAGGTTGCGCATGATTTTCCTCGCATCAAGTTCGCGCTGATTTCCGGCTATCAGGGCAACAATGCCAACCTGGGCGGGCTTTCGGCGCGTGACTGGGAGCTGGGTTATCTGGTTGGGACCGTGGCCGGGCTCAAAACCAAGAGCGGCAAGATTTCATTCATTGCTGGTATGCCCTATCCGCATATCAAGGAGCAGGCCAAATATATCGAGGTGGGCGCAAAACAGGTGCGGCCCGACGTCCAGGTTTCGGTCCGCTATCTGGAAAGCTGGCGCGATCACGAAAAAGCCCGCAAATTTGCCCAGGAGGAGCTGGCCAACGGCGCGGACATCCTGATCCCGCAGGCCGATGCCGCCAATCAGGACGTGATTGCCATTGCACAGGCGGCGGGTGTATGGGCGATCGGCATGAACACCGATCAGCACGAACTTGCGCCCCAGACGGTGATTACCAGTGGCCTGAAGAAGGCTTCGCTCCTGGTGCTGACCGGCGCCAGGCTAGTGAAGGAAGGTCGCTGGGAAGGCAAGCTCTACAAGTTCGGCGTGCGTGAGGGAGTAGTCGATCTGGCGCCGTTCCGCGGCATGCTGAGCGCTGAAGAGGAAGCTGTGGTCCAGGAGGTTCGCGCCAAGATCATGGCCGGTCAGCTGACACCTGCCGCCGGTCAGTAG
- a CDS encoding amidohydrolase family protein, translating into MQARQVRLMLSVMVVAALLGLSTLAQTTLQARPKAKTFLIRDAALALTMDPAIGSGRLGRLENADVYVVGGQIAAVGQDLVVNDKDVEVIDARGKIVMPGFVDTHNHLWQTLIRGCGTDDEIPTWLPGCVYSLAGPTLTREDAYAIVRLGVLDALQTGVTTVLDFSHSFNPEFVRGYIRALDESGLRYVYVYRVRNNPATLEDARTVKRELIDPNPLATLQIGQHPSQALRNDLAAAVRLSNELGVDLNVHLLEHFSDRGERPVELLESLGALNARLVVNHVVHPTDEEIQLLAARGVRVTHNPLSNMRLASGVMPIEKFQQAGAKIGLGLDGGANDTSDMFNLMRAAVGLQRAKHLDASAYPTVEDALWLATMGGAEVLGMQERIGSLTPGKQADLLIIDPATLNFAPRIDWVSQLVFNGQPHNVEWVFVAGRPLKAKGKLVGVNERKVIEAAEQVADKVRAIITR; encoded by the coding sequence ATGCAGGCACGTCAGGTACGGTTGATGCTCTCGGTGATGGTGGTTGCCGCGCTGCTTGGATTGTCCACGCTGGCGCAAACCACGCTCCAGGCGCGGCCGAAGGCAAAAACCTTCTTGATCCGCGATGCGGCCCTGGCGTTGACGATGGATCCTGCCATCGGTAGCGGCCGGCTGGGCAGGCTGGAGAATGCCGATGTCTATGTGGTGGGCGGCCAGATCGCGGCGGTGGGGCAGGATCTGGTGGTCAATGACAAGGATGTGGAGGTGATCGACGCCCGCGGCAAGATCGTGATGCCCGGCTTTGTCGACACGCACAATCATCTCTGGCAGACCCTGATCCGTGGTTGCGGCACGGATGACGAAATCCCGACCTGGCTGCCCGGTTGTGTGTATTCGCTGGCTGGCCCGACCCTGACGCGTGAGGATGCCTACGCGATCGTGCGCTTGGGCGTGCTCGACGCACTGCAGACGGGGGTAACCACGGTGTTGGACTTCTCGCACAGCTTCAACCCGGAGTTTGTGCGGGGCTATATCCGGGCGCTGGATGAGTCGGGTCTGCGCTACGTGTATGTGTATCGCGTGCGCAATAATCCTGCGACGCTGGAGGACGCCAGAACGGTTAAGCGCGAGCTGATCGATCCCAATCCGCTGGCCACGCTGCAGATCGGTCAGCACCCCAGCCAGGCGTTGCGCAATGATCTGGCGGCAGCGGTACGCCTCTCCAACGAGCTGGGTGTCGATCTCAACGTTCACCTGCTGGAACACTTCAGCGATCGCGGCGAGCGGCCGGTCGAGCTACTTGAGAGCTTGGGGGCGCTGAATGCGCGGCTGGTGGTCAATCACGTTGTGCATCCCACCGATGAGGAAATCCAGCTGCTGGCCGCGCGTGGGGTGCGCGTCACGCACAACCCGCTCAGCAACATGCGCCTGGCCTCGGGCGTGATGCCAATCGAGAAGTTTCAGCAGGCGGGCGCCAAGATCGGGCTGGGGCTGGACGGCGGTGCCAACGATACCAGCGATATGTTCAACCTGATGCGTGCCGCCGTGGGTCTGCAACGCGCCAAGCATCTGGATGCCTCGGCCTATCCCACGGTCGAGGACGCGCTCTGGCTGGCGACCATGGGCGGCGCCGAGGTGCTGGGCATGCAGGAGCGCATCGGCTCGCTGACGCCGGGCAAGCAGGCCGATCTGCTGATCATCGATCCGGCCACGCTCAACTTCGCGCCGCGCATCGACTGGGTCAGCCAGTTGGTGTTCAACGGCCAGCCGCACAACGTAGAGTGGGTCTTTGTGGCGGGGCGGCCGCTCAAGGCCAAGGGCAAGCTGGTCGGTGTCAACGAACGCAAGGTGATCGAGGCTGCCGAGCAGGTTGCCGACAAGGTGCGTGCCATCATCACCAGGTAG
- a CDS encoding amidohydrolase family protein: protein MQGDAFVFDCVCHIFNFDRRNALGKAGEMFINHLYAFHQVLTPPSEKVLSPEEFLREWSIDEIARMVFEESGTDMIVAQPLPLTDLFHDGLSQWEKCAEMARRYPDRAVFWGSVNPLEGKKALDLMEVQVKEYGARGFKLYNVRYDYGQPFPWRMDDPRVAFPIFEKALELGVNLIGVHKGVPLGPQHIEHTQAWDMDGAAEHFPEINFVIFHVGLPFIDEICWQLVRFPNLYASIAATLNFIIRSPRVFAETMAKLLFWCGEDKILYGGETPIWHPRWALEAFWEFELPEDIVQGYGCGQLTPQAKRKILGENLARLHGISFADRPQTVAREG, encoded by the coding sequence ATGCAAGGCGATGCCTTTGTATTCGACTGCGTCTGCCATATCTTCAATTTCGATCGACGTAACGCACTGGGCAAGGCGGGCGAAATGTTTATCAACCACCTCTACGCTTTTCATCAGGTACTGACACCACCGAGCGAGAAAGTGCTCTCACCTGAAGAGTTTCTGCGTGAATGGAGCATCGATGAAATTGCGCGGATGGTCTTCGAAGAGAGCGGCACCGACATGATCGTGGCACAACCACTACCACTGACAGATCTGTTTCACGACGGTCTTTCGCAGTGGGAGAAATGTGCGGAGATGGCGCGCCGCTATCCAGATCGGGCCGTGTTCTGGGGATCGGTCAATCCCCTTGAAGGCAAAAAAGCGCTCGATCTGATGGAGGTGCAGGTCAAAGAGTATGGTGCTCGCGGCTTCAAGCTGTACAACGTGCGTTACGACTACGGCCAGCCGTTCCCCTGGCGCATGGATGATCCACGGGTCGCCTTTCCAATCTTTGAAAAAGCATTGGAACTCGGCGTCAATCTGATCGGGGTCCACAAAGGCGTGCCGCTTGGGCCACAACACATCGAACACACGCAGGCCTGGGACATGGATGGAGCTGCTGAACACTTTCCGGAGATCAATTTCGTCATTTTCCATGTCGGTCTGCCCTTCATCGACGAAATCTGCTGGCAGCTCGTCCGCTTCCCGAATTTATATGCTTCGATCGCCGCCACCCTCAACTTCATCATCCGATCGCCACGCGTTTTTGCCGAGACTATGGCCAAACTACTCTTCTGGTGCGGGGAGGACAAGATACTCTACGGTGGCGAGACGCCGATCTGGCATCCACGCTGGGCGCTGGAAGCCTTCTGGGAGTTTGAACTGCCGGAGGATATCGTACAGGGCTATGGCTGCGGACAGCTCACACCACAGGCCAAGCGTAAGATCCTGGGAGAAAATCTGGCGCGCCTCCACGGCATAAGTTTCGCAGACCGACCACAGACCGTCGCACGGGAAGGTTGA
- a CDS encoding metal-sulfur cluster assembly factor has translation MTSSERFFGVGQGGRRMTQAQATHPAGGEQPPPSQDMVLAALQRCYDPCCRDKGISVVEMGLIEAIVIEGRQVRIDMVLTSGWCPFAMHLLTMIEQEVGILGGVAEVQVNIVWTPTWTPSRLAESARQKLTLPLEQLLPLRAARLTNPPTAPNPSMLHNQE, from the coding sequence ATGACCAGCAGCGAACGCTTCTTCGGTGTTGGTCAGGGAGGCAGGCGTATGACGCAGGCGCAAGCGACTCATCCGGCTGGAGGGGAACAACCGCCACCTAGTCAGGACATGGTCCTGGCGGCACTCCAGCGTTGTTACGATCCCTGTTGCCGGGACAAAGGGATCAGCGTGGTGGAGATGGGATTGATCGAGGCGATAGTCATTGAAGGCCGGCAGGTACGCATCGACATGGTTCTGACCAGTGGTTGGTGCCCTTTCGCCATGCACCTGCTGACGATGATAGAACAGGAGGTCGGCATTCTGGGCGGTGTAGCAGAAGTACAGGTCAATATCGTCTGGACTCCTACCTGGACACCTTCTAGACTCGCGGAAAGCGCACGCCAGAAGCTGACGCTCCCGCTCGAGCAACTGCTGCCGCTGCGCGCAGCACGTCTGACAAATCCACCAACCGCTCCCAATCCATCGATGCTTCACAATCAGGAGTAG